A single Phycisphaerae bacterium DNA region contains:
- a CDS encoding prolyl oligopeptidase family serine peptidase has product MKRSLLQVLSMMIWASQVAVAQEDRYAVNRGLPGDAMIQTYLEHAAARISGRFLEGTDSLENWKAMRPRLRQEYLYMLGLWPLPERTPLNPVIRKTIDGQGFAVDLMHFQSRPGLYVTANLYRPAIVEHGRRLPAVLYVCGHSSRGRDGNKTAYQSHGIWYARHGYVCLIVDTVQLGEIAGIHHGTYREGRWWWHSRGYTPAGVECWNGMRAIDYLVSRDDVDPARIAVTGISGGGASTFWIAAADERVAVAVPVSGMADLPCYVGQRLINGHCDCMFLHNAFQWPWTYIAGLIAPRPLLFVNSDQDPIFPMSANERIINRLERLYSLFGTSDRVDAVVSIGGHEYRKDIRQACYRFINTWLKGDPGLVEDSEVDLVSREEDPSHYPIPASNLRVFPDDSDIPADQINTVVDRVFVPMAVPEVPSAHRLNAWREQLVRELRRVSFSGFPERIPPARVVHRDGQGRLRLATEQGIECCAMPVGVVPEMVRQVLLVVAGREEEVVVPAVIETLKQDGEVVFRCEPRGVGGTRWTRKNPPNYVERAHVLLGRTVDAGRVWDVVATARFLAMDRKVPVRVGGVGAGGILAAYAALLEPEIGGAAVSGVPASHMDEGAPQLLNVLRVCDIADVLGMVAPKPLRLRAVAPSVSEKVKAIYAAAGASDRLLIE; this is encoded by the coding sequence ATGAAAAGATCATTGTTGCAGGTTTTGTCCATGATGATATGGGCGTCGCAGGTCGCTGTTGCCCAGGAAGACCGCTACGCCGTCAACAGGGGTTTGCCGGGTGACGCCATGATACAGACTTATCTGGAACATGCGGCGGCCAGGATCTCCGGACGGTTTCTTGAAGGGACCGATTCGCTCGAGAACTGGAAGGCCATGCGGCCGCGGTTGCGACAGGAATACCTGTATATGTTGGGCCTGTGGCCGCTGCCGGAACGTACGCCTCTTAACCCGGTCATCCGCAAGACCATCGATGGCCAGGGATTTGCGGTAGATCTTATGCACTTCCAGAGCCGGCCGGGCTTGTATGTCACGGCGAATCTGTATCGTCCCGCAATCGTGGAGCACGGTCGCCGGCTCCCCGCAGTTTTGTACGTTTGTGGCCATTCATCGAGGGGGCGGGACGGAAATAAGACCGCCTATCAATCCCACGGAATCTGGTACGCCAGACACGGCTATGTTTGTCTGATCGTTGACACGGTTCAGCTCGGAGAGATTGCCGGCATCCACCATGGGACGTATCGCGAGGGGCGGTGGTGGTGGCACTCGCGGGGCTATACGCCGGCGGGCGTGGAATGCTGGAATGGCATGCGGGCGATCGATTATCTGGTGAGTCGGGACGACGTTGACCCGGCTCGGATCGCCGTGACCGGAATCAGCGGGGGAGGAGCGTCTACCTTCTGGATCGCCGCCGCGGACGAACGCGTGGCGGTTGCCGTGCCCGTCAGCGGCATGGCCGATTTGCCCTGCTATGTGGGGCAGCGGCTCATCAACGGGCACTGCGATTGCATGTTCTTGCACAATGCCTTCCAGTGGCCGTGGACGTACATCGCGGGATTGATCGCCCCCCGTCCTCTGCTCTTCGTAAACAGCGACCAGGATCCGATCTTTCCGATGAGCGCCAACGAGCGCATCATCAATCGGCTGGAACGTCTGTACAGCCTGTTTGGAACTTCCGATCGCGTGGACGCGGTGGTGAGCATCGGCGGCCACGAATACCGCAAGGACATCCGCCAAGCATGCTATCGATTCATCAACACCTGGCTGAAAGGCGACCCTGGCCTCGTCGAGGACAGCGAGGTGGATCTGGTAAGTCGCGAGGAGGATCCGAGCCATTATCCGATCCCGGCGTCGAACCTCCGTGTTTTTCCTGACGATTCTGATATTCCGGCGGACCAGATCAACACCGTTGTGGATCGGGTCTTCGTACCAATGGCCGTTCCCGAAGTGCCGTCGGCGCATCGCCTGAACGCTTGGCGGGAACAATTGGTCCGAGAGTTGCGCCGAGTATCCTTCAGCGGCTTTCCCGAGCGCATTCCGCCGGCCAGGGTGGTGCATCGAGACGGGCAGGGGCGTTTGCGGCTGGCCACCGAGCAGGGCATCGAATGCTGTGCGATGCCGGTGGGCGTTGTCCCCGAGATGGTCAGGCAGGTGCTTCTCGTTGTTGCCGGCCGGGAGGAGGAGGTCGTGGTCCCCGCCGTGATTGAGACGCTTAAGCAGGACGGCGAGGTTGTTTTCCGATGTGAACCGCGAGGCGTGGGCGGGACACGGTGGACGCGAAAGAACCCGCCCAACTACGTCGAGCGCGCCCATGTTCTGCTGGGGCGTACCGTTGACGCCGGTCGGGTATGGGACGTTGTTGCGACGGCCCGTTTCCTGGCAATGGATCGGAAGGTTCCGGTACGGGTCGGCGGCGTCGGGGCGGGCGGAATCCTCGCGGCCTATGCTGCGTTGTTGGAGCCCGAAATCGGCGGCGCGGCCGTGTCAGGCGTGCCGGCAAGCCACATGGATGAGGGTGCTCCACAATTGCTCAACGTGCTGCGGGTTTGTGACATCGCTGATGTCCTGGGTATGGTGGCTCCCAAGCCGTTGCGGCTGCGGGCCGTTGCCCCGTCCGTCTCGGAAAAGGTGAAAGCGATCTACGCTGCCGCCGGGGCCTCCGACAGACTCTTGATCGAATGA
- a CDS encoding sugar phosphate isomerase/epimerase family protein, whose protein sequence is MNESLDRRGFLQGGALAAAAMAVGGDVGITATKAAATEDKMNTKAVLRLSSGEGIIPGNSLTEKLDKMEKWGFEGLEVGGGYLRSNVKQLKEALKGRAVRMSAICAGFDGWLIADDPAIRDKAMTTMKELLTMAGEVESTGLIIVPAFNNQKSLPHQQARELLTGFKRWDAPAAERKAGLLQELGDHASKAGTRILLEPLNRHECYFLRTLADAASICKDVENPGIAMMGDFWHMTWEETSDCGAFLSAGKYLHHVHIASRRERKTPGEDGAADNYVDGFRGLKMIGYQDFVSLECGTKGDKEKVLPACVALLREQWEAA, encoded by the coding sequence ATGAACGAGAGTCTTGATCGTCGTGGTTTCTTGCAGGGCGGCGCCTTGGCTGCTGCCGCGATGGCGGTGGGGGGCGATGTAGGCATCACGGCCACCAAGGCCGCGGCAACGGAGGACAAGATGAACACGAAGGCCGTGCTGCGGCTGTCGAGCGGCGAAGGCATCATTCCCGGTAATTCTTTGACCGAAAAGCTGGACAAAATGGAAAAATGGGGCTTCGAGGGCCTGGAGGTCGGCGGAGGATATCTCCGGAGTAACGTCAAACAGCTCAAGGAGGCACTCAAGGGCCGGGCGGTCAGAATGAGCGCCATCTGCGCGGGCTTCGATGGCTGGCTGATCGCCGACGACCCCGCGATTCGCGACAAGGCCATGACCACGATGAAGGAACTGCTCACCATGGCAGGCGAGGTCGAATCCACCGGCTTGATCATCGTACCGGCGTTCAACAATCAGAAGTCGCTTCCGCATCAGCAGGCCCGAGAACTGCTCACCGGTTTCAAGCGTTGGGACGCGCCGGCCGCGGAACGTAAGGCCGGCTTGCTCCAGGAACTGGGTGATCACGCCTCCAAGGCCGGGACGCGGATCCTGCTCGAGCCGCTCAACCGCCACGAGTGCTACTTCCTCCGAACACTGGCCGACGCGGCCTCGATCTGCAAGGACGTCGAGAACCCCGGCATTGCGATGATGGGCGATTTCTGGCACATGACATGGGAAGAGACCAGCGATTGCGGGGCCTTCCTGAGTGCTGGCAAGTACCTTCACCACGTACACATCGCCAGCAGACGAGAACGGAAGACGCCTGGCGAGGATGGCGCCGCGGACAACTACGTGGACGGCTTCAGAGGACTGAAAATGATCGGATACCAGGATTTCGTCAGCCTCGAATGCGGTACCAAGGGTGACAAGGAGAAGGTCCTCCCGGCCTGCGTTGCGCTGCTACGCGAGCAGTGGGAGGCGGCATGA
- the thpR gene encoding RNA 2',3'-cyclic phosphodiesterase, with protein sequence MRCFLAIELPRETRERLAALQKRLCALDREVRWTKVDQIHLTVKFLGEVPDAAVGQVCQSADAIARDHPAFDIQVSGTGCFPPRGPARIVWAGLASLPQPLIDCHKACERAFAEMGFPPENQPFHPHLTIGRVRDQRGSHKIRPALESELHFDGGRFTVKELTVFQSVLDRGGPTYTVLSRAAFQE encoded by the coding sequence ATGCGATGCTTCCTGGCGATCGAGTTGCCGCGTGAAACACGAGAGCGTCTGGCCGCCCTGCAAAAGCGCCTCTGTGCGCTGGATCGCGAGGTGCGGTGGACGAAGGTCGATCAGATTCACCTGACCGTCAAGTTCCTCGGTGAGGTTCCCGATGCAGCCGTGGGACAGGTTTGCCAATCAGCGGATGCCATTGCCCGAGACCATCCGGCTTTTGACATCCAGGTGTCCGGCACCGGCTGCTTCCCGCCGCGAGGCCCGGCGCGGATCGTCTGGGCCGGCTTGGCAAGTCTGCCGCAGCCGCTGATCGACTGTCACAAGGCCTGTGAACGGGCATTCGCCGAGATGGGCTTCCCGCCCGAGAACCAGCCGTTTCATCCGCATCTGACCATCGGGCGAGTCCGAGACCAGAGGGGCTCGCACAAGATCCGGCCAGCCCTCGAATCGGAACTGCATTTCGACGGCGGCCGCTTTACCGTGAAGGAACTGACCGTGTTTCAATCGGTCCTCGATCGCGGCGGCCCCACATACACCGTCCTTTCTCGCGCTGCCTTCCAGGAATGA